A window from Pseudomonas sp. MRSN 12121 encodes these proteins:
- a CDS encoding DUF2790 domain-containing protein: protein MNMRTLLVGALALGAVGMAQADSARVQPVPYHYGMPLNVAKVVSMSEPATPECKVITADMTFIDKAGQLEAISYRKLSDACSNQN from the coding sequence ATGAACATGCGTACTTTGCTGGTCGGGGCCCTGGCTTTGGGGGCCGTTGGTATGGCGCAGGCGGATAGCGCCCGGGTGCAGCCGGTGCCCTATCACTACGGCATGCCGCTGAACGTGGCCAAGGTGGTGTCGATGAGCGAGCCGGCGACGCCGGAGTGCAAGGTGATTACCGCGGACATGACCTTTATCGACAAGGCGGGCCAGCTCGAAGCCATCAGTTACCGCAAGTTGTCGGATGCCTGCAGCAATCAGAACTGA
- a CDS encoding DUF3304 domain-containing protein encodes MTSIQSLRKRWKSLSGLQKTLINLVIWGGLIAAYFIWQHNRMPGAMLYVHNQTDRPIFSYFVNDNWGGNATANGGGGATCCWRIEGKTLKVDWIKGRTGEQVRDGVKKETLSIEIPNPPRQRGDRYLHVHFFPKDQVRVAWSTNLDTPYENLKEAPPVANTKDKEAKSQ; translated from the coding sequence GTGACATCGATTCAATCACTCAGGAAGCGCTGGAAATCCCTGTCTGGTCTGCAGAAGACCCTAATCAATCTGGTCATTTGGGGAGGGTTGATCGCTGCGTATTTCATCTGGCAACACAATCGTATGCCGGGAGCCATGCTCTACGTTCACAACCAAACGGATCGTCCTATTTTCAGCTATTTCGTCAATGACAATTGGGGAGGCAATGCCACCGCAAACGGAGGAGGTGGAGCAACCTGCTGCTGGCGCATTGAGGGCAAAACTCTGAAGGTGGATTGGATAAAAGGTCGTACAGGCGAACAAGTGCGCGACGGGGTTAAAAAAGAAACCCTATCAATCGAGATTCCTAATCCTCCTCGTCAACGTGGTGACCGATATCTACATGTGCACTTTTTCCCTAAAGATCAGGTCCGCGTAGCTTGGAGCACCAATCTCGATACTCCATATGAAAATTTGAAGGAAGCGCCGCCAGTGGCTAATACCAAGGATAAGGAAGCTAAATCCCAATGA
- a CDS encoding DUF1652 domain-containing protein, with product MFLSALELRNIIESSFLPKRCQCTLSPDLHMTVKVFGDHETDRVDLVVTGIDAASLNGCREINDLIAELRYDLANPPDSQSSRPRIRAH from the coding sequence ATGTTTTTATCTGCCTTGGAATTGCGCAACATCATTGAAAGCAGCTTTTTGCCCAAACGCTGCCAGTGCACCCTGAGCCCCGATCTGCACATGACCGTGAAAGTCTTCGGCGACCACGAAACCGACCGTGTGGACCTGGTGGTCACCGGTATCGACGCGGCGAGCCTCAATGGCTGCCGGGAAATCAACGACCTGATCGCCGAACTGCGTTATGACCTGGCGAACCCGCCAGACAGCCAGTCCAGCCGCCCAAGAATCAGGGCTCATTGA
- a CDS encoding phospholipase effector Tle1 domain-containing protein, with translation MSTRDIDLATAASARCVGSVKNSHITSCERTLRIGFFFDGFGRHLLKDLQAGRVSNIGKMYMAHPTTGKDESSYNYRRLYVSGMGTEYLADLTTTANAGVNILGDKAADIPKDTAQDEGKKVILDVLEGRNWWERLKRDLNDLVHAPFKALKVFKGAVVEAASEVVPPLRDHPIMAQVAKTGATIRIDGAIDYLNDEIGRVKALSGPPLKRIELSVYGFDYGATLARGFLHRLLEKCEIDGEKVEYQGAQVVVLFAGLFDAVDRSHSEIPLIDDYMPMPTSTVLGDFNSLPKQVRQALHLVAAHERRFYRRACLLGKGNGKWREELMPGVSEDIGGSLLPGEQKPSAELALVSLHRMYRAAFKAGVPFPHLEELYEKDADTAELFTFKDHINGKSALGLVRYYQSAAQSSIAQLKNLNLGDQAPFLGHMRLYIRWLASISRPYVQRLKEIGEEEDRLNASQYAAGNSAGMFGRPLETQEKRQVRLKRTQELQTEREALRTELGWLEDVDSEARSMRSGRARDGYRAAGTPQQMQVWQVLLEEEWFKEQLSPLSKEVSLLFGNFIHDQLVQSVAQRSAKSLGGQCYFDIRGIDVPEAEEKEKEQEKAKK, from the coding sequence ATGAGCACTCGTGATATTGATCTGGCGACCGCTGCCAGCGCCCGTTGTGTGGGATCGGTCAAAAACTCACATATCACCAGCTGTGAACGAACCCTGCGGATCGGATTCTTTTTCGACGGTTTTGGACGCCATTTGCTTAAAGACTTACAGGCAGGGCGAGTTAGTAATATCGGCAAGATGTATATGGCGCATCCCACTACAGGAAAAGATGAGTCTTCCTACAACTATCGAAGGTTATATGTTTCAGGTATGGGCACGGAATACCTTGCAGACCTGACTACCACCGCCAATGCTGGCGTGAATATCCTCGGTGATAAGGCAGCGGATATCCCCAAGGACACGGCACAGGACGAAGGGAAAAAAGTCATCCTGGATGTGCTGGAAGGTCGTAACTGGTGGGAACGCTTGAAGCGCGACCTGAACGATCTGGTACACGCGCCCTTCAAAGCCCTGAAAGTGTTCAAGGGCGCGGTGGTTGAAGCTGCCTCCGAAGTTGTCCCTCCCCTGCGCGATCACCCGATCATGGCTCAAGTGGCCAAGACCGGCGCCACTATCCGCATTGATGGCGCCATCGACTACCTGAACGATGAAATCGGCAGGGTCAAGGCATTGAGCGGCCCGCCCCTGAAACGCATCGAACTGTCCGTGTATGGCTTCGACTACGGCGCCACCCTGGCCCGGGGCTTTCTGCACCGTTTGCTGGAAAAATGCGAAATCGACGGCGAGAAGGTGGAATACCAGGGCGCGCAAGTGGTCGTGCTGTTCGCCGGCCTGTTCGACGCGGTGGACCGCAGCCATAGCGAAATACCGCTGATCGACGACTATATGCCCATGCCCACCAGCACGGTGCTGGGGGACTTCAACAGCCTGCCCAAGCAGGTACGGCAGGCGCTGCACCTGGTCGCCGCCCACGAGCGGCGCTTTTACCGGCGGGCCTGCCTGCTCGGCAAAGGGAATGGCAAGTGGCGTGAGGAGTTGATGCCCGGGGTCAGCGAGGATATCGGCGGCAGCCTGCTGCCCGGCGAGCAGAAGCCCAGCGCCGAGCTGGCCCTGGTCAGCCTGCACCGTATGTACCGGGCAGCCTTCAAGGCTGGGGTGCCGTTCCCTCATCTAGAAGAGTTATATGAGAAGGATGCCGATACTGCTGAGCTGTTCACCTTCAAAGACCACATCAACGGCAAGAGCGCCCTTGGGCTGGTCAGGTACTATCAGTCGGCCGCCCAGTCCAGCATCGCCCAGTTGAAAAATCTCAATCTGGGCGATCAGGCGCCCTTCCTCGGCCATATGCGCCTATATATCCGCTGGCTGGCGTCTATCTCGCGTCCTTATGTGCAGCGCCTGAAGGAAATTGGCGAAGAGGAAGACCGCCTCAACGCCAGCCAGTATGCCGCGGGGAACAGTGCCGGCATGTTCGGGCGTCCGCTGGAAACCCAGGAAAAGAGGCAGGTGCGCCTCAAGCGCACCCAGGAACTGCAAACCGAGCGCGAGGCGCTCAGGACCGAACTGGGCTGGCTGGAGGATGTGGACAGCGAGGCCCGCAGCATGCGCAGCGGCCGCGCGCGCGACGGCTACAGGGCCGCCGGCACTCCGCAGCAGATGCAGGTATGGCAAGTGCTGCTGGAAGAGGAATGGTTCAAGGAGCAACTGTCGCCCTTGTCGAAGGAAGTCAGCCTGTTGTTCGGCAACTTCATTCACGACCAGTTGGTCCAGTCCGTTGCCCAGCGGTCAGCGAAGTCACTGGGCGGGCAATGCTACTTCGATATCCGCGGGATCGATGTGCCGGAGGCGGAAGAAAAGGAAAAAGAGCAGGAAAAAGCAAAGAAATAG
- a CDS encoding DUF3304 domain-containing protein, whose product MILLSSLRQRWSSLTGLQKTLVNLLIWGLVIAVYFIWQSNRMPGAWLYVHNHTDRPIFSYFINDNWGGNATANAGGGATCCWRIEGKMLRVDWIKSMTRTQYEQGAREETLSVELPNPPRQRSDRYLHVHFFPGDQVRLAWSPNLDTPYENLEQAPPVPLYQDSGN is encoded by the coding sequence GTGATCCTGCTTTCGTCACTGCGGCAACGCTGGAGTTCGCTGACTGGCCTACAGAAAACCCTGGTCAACTTGTTGATTTGGGGGCTAGTGATTGCTGTCTATTTCATCTGGCAATCCAACCGTATGCCAGGAGCATGGCTCTATGTACACAACCATACCGACCGCCCCATTTTCAGTTATTTCATCAATGACAATTGGGGGGGAAATGCCACTGCAAATGCTGGCGGTGGTGCAACTTGCTGTTGGCGTATCGAGGGCAAGATGCTGAGGGTAGATTGGATCAAGAGCATGACCCGCACCCAATATGAGCAAGGTGCTCGAGAAGAAACGCTATCGGTCGAGCTCCCTAATCCTCCCCGACAACGCAGCGATCGCTATTTGCATGTGCACTTTTTCCCCGGCGACCAGGTCCGCCTGGCCTGGAGCCCCAACCTGGACACGCCTTATGAAAACCTCGAACAGGCGCCACCAGTGCCCCTTTATCAAGACTCAGGAAACTAA